The DNA region TCTGCTGACGAGATTAAAAAGGCTTACCGTAAACTGGCCATCAAATATCACCCGGATAAAAATCCGAATGATAAAGCTGCTGAAGAAAAATTCAAGGAAGCAGCCGAGGCTTATGAGGTTTTAAGTAACCCTGAAAAGAAACAACGCTATGACCACTATGGTCATGCCGGAGTTGGCGGTGCAGCAGGCGGTGGATTTGGCGGCGGCGGAATGAACATGGAAGATATCTTCAGCCAGTTTGGAGATATCTTTGGTGGAGGTGGCAGTCCTTTCGAAAGCTTTTTTGGCGGTCAGCAATCACGCGGAGGCCGCCGGGTAGCTAAGGGTACCAACCTGCGTATTAAGGTAAAGCTTACGCTTGAAGAAATTGCCAATGGTACAGAGAAAAAGATAAAGGTAAACAAACAGATTACCTGTAAAACCTGCGATGGCACAGGTGCTAAAGACCGGTCATCGGTAAGTACCTGTAAAACCTGCGGTGGCAGTGGCGCTGTACGTAGGGTAACCAATACAATATTGGGACAAATGCAAACCACCTCTACCTGCCCTACCTGTAACGGAAGCGGATCCCAGATCACAGCCAAATGTGGTTCATGCCACGGCGAAGGTGTAGTAAGGGGCGAAGAGACCATTACCATTAACATCCCTGCGGGAGTTAGTGATGGCATGCAGCTGAGCATGAGCGGAAAAGGAAATGCAGCGCCCAATGG from Pedobacter africanus includes:
- the dnaJ gene encoding molecular chaperone DnaJ produces the protein MSKRDYYDVLGVSRNTSADEIKKAYRKLAIKYHPDKNPNDKAAEEKFKEAAEAYEVLSNPEKKQRYDHYGHAGVGGAAGGGFGGGGMNMEDIFSQFGDIFGGGGSPFESFFGGQQSRGGRRVAKGTNLRIKVKLTLEEIANGTEKKIKVNKQITCKTCDGTGAKDRSSVSTCKTCGGSGAVRRVTNTILGQMQTTSTCPTCNGSGSQITAKCGSCHGEGVVRGEETITINIPAGVSDGMQLSMSGKGNAAPNGGIPGDLIILIEEIPHESLKREGNNVVYDLHVSIVDAALGYSAEVPTIDGKAKIKIEPGTQSGKLLRLKGKGIPEINSYHRGDEIIHVNIWTPKILSSEERSILERLRDSPNFKPQPGKNDKSFFEKMKEYFE